A genomic window from Luteolibacter sp. LG18 includes:
- a CDS encoding DUF255 domain-containing protein, which yields MRSPSASSRLALVATALGLVVALPSCRKPVQASASTAVPAESVPELRSNQLSDSPSTLLADQSASPVRWQPWNQRTFERAGRANRLVFAVFALPHQMESAEVMKALNSENGLIRDINENFVPVLVDSDACRETGLLAATLCAELKSPFSMPLFVWLTPEGNPVAWIPAKARKGGFRELFDQSSGLVSRMWTENAESHSYVLSNSKTDNANRAVQLAKQGECPPSSPNPDKDVLRAVRQLSSYYDAGSHSFDNAGGLFPASALEVLSSVSLMQGIPADVAGRCRAAAAGLAVDLSSSAMIDPLDGGVFSARRGGGWDLPQFTRDCSSHARALVSLAEAGYVAKNPALVAQVLSGIEFAEKNYSASNGLFAFGRQTVLPADNWLWSMEELEKVLSLDEMKVLGAVCGLKGLGNIPIESDPNREQFRRNSLAVKTPPENAAARLGMEPAAARGHFESARKKILKLRQERTGDVPEDSRPHAIASFRMVSAYAAAYAVTGDPALRKKMTETFGRAREVFSSGSELLSFPGGDDTLCSARAFLYGIAIQAALDVAEVSFDPEAAAWAGELSAAAAGRFMEGTRLREATDGQSLVKVPISDRTMIYDDSSAGLLSAVEARLSKLGQPVTAAYAAAVASLPTEAIDKPIIHADLVQAALIRHQAPLVLLAPDASAALREAVARLPLRTVSRRLATPADSVPSGQAKIVLADGTSSVASSSDMLGPLILAGGLPR from the coding sequence ATGCGCTCCCCTTCCGCGTCCTCCCGTCTGGCGCTCGTCGCGACCGCCCTCGGCCTCGTTGTCGCGCTGCCCTCGTGCCGGAAGCCGGTCCAGGCTTCCGCCTCCACCGCGGTTCCCGCCGAAAGCGTTCCGGAACTCCGCTCCAACCAACTGTCGGACAGTCCGTCCACTCTCCTCGCCGACCAGTCTGCCTCGCCGGTGCGCTGGCAGCCGTGGAACCAGCGGACTTTTGAACGGGCCGGCCGAGCCAACCGGCTGGTGTTCGCGGTGTTTGCGCTGCCACACCAGATGGAGAGCGCGGAAGTCATGAAGGCCCTGAACTCCGAAAACGGATTGATCCGTGATATCAACGAGAACTTCGTGCCGGTGCTGGTGGACAGCGATGCCTGCCGCGAGACCGGCCTGCTGGCAGCGACCCTCTGCGCGGAGCTCAAGAGTCCGTTCTCGATGCCGCTGTTCGTGTGGCTGACTCCGGAAGGAAATCCGGTGGCGTGGATTCCGGCCAAGGCCCGGAAAGGCGGGTTCCGCGAGCTGTTCGATCAATCCAGCGGCTTGGTCTCCCGGATGTGGACCGAGAACGCGGAAAGCCATTCCTACGTGCTCTCCAATAGCAAGACCGACAACGCGAACCGTGCCGTTCAACTCGCGAAGCAAGGTGAATGTCCGCCTTCCAGCCCCAATCCGGACAAGGACGTGCTACGGGCGGTGCGCCAGCTCTCATCCTACTACGATGCCGGTTCGCATTCGTTCGACAACGCGGGCGGCCTTTTTCCCGCTTCGGCGCTCGAGGTGCTGTCCTCGGTCTCCCTCATGCAGGGGATTCCGGCGGATGTCGCCGGCCGGTGCCGCGCCGCCGCGGCCGGTCTGGCCGTGGATCTGTCGTCCAGCGCCATGATCGATCCCTTGGACGGCGGGGTTTTCTCCGCGCGCCGCGGCGGTGGCTGGGATCTCCCGCAGTTTACCCGGGATTGTTCCAGCCATGCACGGGCCTTGGTCTCGCTCGCCGAGGCCGGCTATGTGGCGAAAAACCCGGCGCTCGTAGCCCAGGTTTTGTCCGGTATCGAGTTCGCGGAAAAGAATTACTCCGCCTCGAACGGGCTGTTCGCCTTCGGAAGGCAAACCGTGTTGCCCGCGGACAATTGGCTATGGAGCATGGAGGAGCTGGAAAAGGTCTTGTCGTTGGATGAGATGAAGGTCCTCGGCGCGGTTTGCGGGTTGAAGGGATTGGGAAACATCCCCATTGAGAGCGATCCCAACCGCGAGCAGTTCCGCCGCAACAGCCTGGCGGTGAAAACCCCGCCGGAGAACGCGGCTGCCCGTCTTGGCATGGAGCCCGCCGCGGCCCGCGGCCATTTCGAATCGGCGCGGAAGAAGATCCTGAAACTGCGTCAGGAGCGGACGGGGGACGTGCCCGAGGACAGCCGGCCACATGCCATTGCATCCTTCCGGATGGTGTCCGCCTACGCCGCGGCCTATGCGGTCACCGGCGATCCGGCTTTGCGGAAGAAAATGACCGAGACCTTCGGGCGGGCCCGCGAGGTGTTCTCCAGCGGTTCCGAGCTTTTGTCCTTTCCCGGTGGCGATGACACCCTCTGCAGCGCCCGCGCCTTCCTCTACGGGATCGCGATCCAGGCCGCCCTGGACGTGGCGGAGGTGTCCTTCGATCCGGAGGCGGCGGCGTGGGCCGGGGAGTTGTCCGCCGCCGCGGCCGGGCGGTTCATGGAGGGCACCCGCCTGCGGGAGGCCACCGACGGACAGAGTTTGGTGAAGGTGCCGATCTCGGACCGGACCATGATCTACGACGATTCCAGCGCCGGGCTGCTCTCCGCGGTCGAGGCCCGCCTGTCGAAGCTCGGCCAGCCGGTCACCGCGGCGTATGCCGCGGCCGTGGCCAGCCTGCCGACGGAAGCCATCGACAAACCCATCATCCACGCGGATCTGGTGCAGGCGGCCCTCATCCGGCACCAAGCGCCGCTCGTGCTGCTCGCCCCGGACGCGTCGGCGGCGCTGCGCGAGGCGGTGGCCCGTCTTCCACTGCGGACCGTGTCGCGGAGACTGGCCACCCCCGCCGATTCCGTCCCCTCCGGGCAGGCGAAGATCGTCCTCGCGGACGGCACTTCCTCCGTGGCGTCCTCCTCCGATATGCTCGGTCCCCTGATCTTGGCTGGCGGTCTGCCCCGCTGA
- a CDS encoding PTPDL family protein, translating into MKPTRSILILLSAGLLGSAAAETIRLKDGTKLEGKILKEDTESYVVDVQVTRSIREEKTIKKADVAGVDREQLDEKAFLAIKGLVPTPDLLTAADYDARLAKVREFVQTYPTSPQVKAAKEISATLEKERESVNQGGVKLGGHLITDEERSSNKFDVDARMIEVSIRSLAKDLRWAAALREFEKLEKEYQTSAAYKEVLPFVKDVIRHYRSEASEAASTYDARFKKQQTGLELQKAEDRAASASAIADRDAQIKAQYDAEKKASVKWITANPYLKVSLDEAVKYADQELKRLDAVKLDTLPDGGKAWREAWTAVHAGGDLKSSNSLISAARTAKLPDRYVKELEAAAKEAGGK; encoded by the coding sequence ATGAAACCCACCCGTTCCATCTTGATCCTCCTCTCCGCCGGCCTTCTCGGCAGCGCGGCCGCTGAAACCATCCGCCTGAAGGATGGGACCAAACTCGAGGGGAAAATCCTCAAGGAAGACACCGAATCCTACGTGGTGGATGTCCAGGTGACCCGCTCGATCCGCGAGGAAAAGACGATCAAAAAGGCGGACGTGGCCGGCGTGGACCGCGAGCAACTCGATGAAAAGGCCTTCCTCGCCATCAAGGGCTTGGTCCCGACCCCGGACCTGCTCACCGCCGCGGATTATGACGCCCGCCTCGCGAAGGTTCGCGAGTTCGTCCAGACCTACCCGACCAGCCCACAGGTGAAGGCCGCCAAGGAGATCTCGGCGACCCTGGAGAAGGAGCGTGAGTCGGTGAACCAAGGGGGCGTGAAGCTCGGCGGGCATCTCATCACGGATGAGGAACGTTCTTCCAACAAGTTCGACGTCGATGCCCGCATGATCGAGGTGTCCATCCGCAGCCTCGCCAAGGACCTGCGCTGGGCCGCCGCCCTGCGGGAATTCGAGAAGCTGGAGAAGGAGTATCAAACCAGCGCCGCCTACAAGGAGGTGCTGCCGTTCGTGAAGGACGTCATCCGCCACTACCGCTCGGAAGCCTCCGAGGCGGCGTCCACCTACGACGCGCGCTTCAAGAAGCAGCAGACCGGCCTGGAACTCCAGAAGGCAGAGGACCGCGCCGCCAGCGCCTCGGCCATCGCCGACCGGGATGCCCAGATCAAGGCCCAGTATGACGCGGAGAAAAAGGCGTCGGTCAAGTGGATCACCGCGAACCCCTATCTCAAGGTCTCCCTCGACGAGGCCGTGAAATACGCCGACCAGGAGCTGAAGCGCCTCGATGCCGTCAAGCTCGACACCCTGCCCGATGGCGGCAAGGCTTGGCGCGAGGCGTGGACCGCCGTCCACGCTGGCGGTGACCTGAAGTCCTCCAACTCGCTCATTTCCGCAGCCCGCACCGCCAAGCTCCCGGACCGCTACGTCAAGGAGCTCGAGGCCGCCGCCAAGGAAGCCGGGGGCAAGTGA
- the hisB gene encoding imidazoleglycerol-phosphate dehydratase HisB, which translates to MQARTASRSRKTAETAIELKIDLDGSGVSTIATGIPFFDHMLVLFSKHGLFDLDLKVDGDIEVDYHHTVEDTGITLGEAMKEALGTKEGISRYGMAYLPMDETLVRVVVDLSNRPHLEFHAPVNTPSAPNMPFTLVEEFCRAVASNLRANIHIELLYGRDGHHIAEAIFKGLARALRAACERDPRVKGIPSTKEAL; encoded by the coding sequence ATGCAAGCCCGCACCGCCAGCCGCTCCCGCAAGACCGCCGAAACCGCCATCGAGCTCAAGATCGACCTCGATGGCAGTGGCGTCTCGACCATCGCCACCGGCATTCCCTTCTTCGATCACATGCTCGTGCTTTTCTCGAAGCACGGCTTGTTCGACCTCGACCTGAAGGTGGATGGCGACATCGAGGTGGACTACCACCACACCGTGGAGGACACCGGCATCACCCTCGGCGAGGCGATGAAGGAAGCGCTCGGCACCAAGGAAGGCATCAGCCGCTACGGCATGGCCTACCTTCCCATGGACGAGACGCTCGTCCGCGTGGTGGTGGATCTCAGCAATCGCCCCCACCTGGAATTCCACGCGCCGGTGAACACCCCCTCCGCGCCGAACATGCCGTTCACGCTGGTGGAGGAGTTCTGCCGCGCCGTGGCCTCGAACCTGCGGGCGAACATCCACATCGAGCTGCTCTACGGCCGCGATGGCCACCACATCGCGGAAGCGATCTTCAAGGGCCTCGCGCGTGCCCTGCGCGCGGCCTGCGAACGCGATCCCCGCGTGAAAGGCATCCCGAGCACCAAGGAAGCGCTGTGA
- the hisH gene encoding imidazole glycerol phosphate synthase subunit HisH — protein MKVVLIDYGAGNIRSVANALNELGIQPEIVADPAGLDGATHLVLPGVGSFGDCMARLEERGLASALRERIAAGTPYLGICLGYQILFETSEETSAGVAGLGIFKGKVKRFEDQPGLKVPHMGWNSVVPRQPDSGFWQDLGSEPYFYYVHSYFPVPADDSIIAAETTYGSETFAASIQTDKILAAQFHPEKSQDAGQQLLKNFFALTA, from the coding sequence ATGAAGGTCGTTCTCATCGATTACGGCGCCGGGAACATCCGCAGCGTCGCCAATGCCCTGAACGAACTCGGCATCCAGCCGGAGATCGTCGCTGATCCCGCCGGTCTGGACGGTGCCACCCACCTGGTGCTGCCTGGTGTCGGTTCGTTCGGGGATTGCATGGCCCGCTTGGAAGAGCGCGGCCTCGCCTCCGCCCTGCGCGAGCGCATCGCCGCGGGCACTCCGTATCTTGGCATCTGCCTCGGCTACCAGATCCTGTTCGAGACCAGCGAGGAAACCTCCGCCGGTGTCGCCGGTCTCGGCATCTTCAAGGGCAAGGTGAAGCGCTTCGAGGACCAGCCCGGTCTCAAGGTGCCGCACATGGGCTGGAACTCCGTCGTGCCCCGCCAGCCGGACTCCGGCTTCTGGCAGGACCTCGGCAGCGAGCCCTACTTCTACTACGTCCACTCCTACTTCCCGGTTCCGGCGGATGACTCGATCATCGCCGCGGAAACGACCTACGGTTCGGAAACCTTCGCCGCCTCCATCCAGACGGACAAGATCCTCGCCGCCCAGTTCCACCCGGAAAAGAGCCAGGACGCCGGCCAGCAGTTGCTGAAGAACTTCTTCGCGCTCACCGCCTAA
- a CDS encoding metallophosphoesterase: MRIRILSDLHQEFGLTEIPRTEADLIVLAGDISTKLNALPWIREFCGTTPAAYLCGNHEYYGDQLPKIADKIRAALVGSNIRFLENDHFDLHGWHIYGCTLWTDMALLGPWEAGAAEAGEWMNDYKRIRNSANHHRKLTPRDTRLIHQRSLERMGEFLSNHDPAKTIVVTHHAPSILSLPEVKRTNPLSCAYASDLTAFIERHQPRLWIHGHIHKSADYHIGRTRIVSNPQGYPDDPNPGFKPDWVLDLDSV, translated from the coding sequence ATGCGCATCCGCATCCTCAGCGACTTGCACCAGGAGTTCGGTCTGACGGAGATTCCCCGGACCGAAGCCGATCTTATCGTCCTCGCGGGGGACATCTCGACCAAACTCAACGCCCTGCCGTGGATCCGGGAGTTCTGTGGCACCACACCCGCCGCCTACCTCTGCGGAAACCACGAATACTACGGCGATCAACTGCCGAAGATCGCCGATAAGATCCGGGCCGCGCTTGTCGGATCGAACATCCGCTTTCTGGAGAACGATCATTTCGATCTCCACGGCTGGCACATCTACGGCTGCACCTTGTGGACGGACATGGCCTTGCTGGGACCATGGGAGGCTGGTGCCGCCGAGGCGGGGGAGTGGATGAATGACTACAAACGGATCCGGAATTCCGCCAACCACCACCGCAAGCTTACGCCCCGCGACACCCGCCTGATCCACCAGCGGTCGCTGGAACGGATGGGCGAATTCCTCTCCAACCACGACCCGGCGAAGACGATCGTCGTCACCCACCACGCGCCTTCGATTCTCTCACTGCCGGAGGTGAAGCGGACGAACCCGTTGAGCTGCGCCTACGCGTCCGATCTCACCGCCTTCATCGAGCGTCACCAACCGCGGCTGTGGATTCACGGGCACATCCACAAGAGCGCCGACTACCACATTGGCCGCACCCGCATCGTCTCCAATCCTCAGGGCTACCCGGATGATCCGAATCCCGGCTTCAAGCCGGACTGGGTGCTGGATCTGGACTCCGTCTAA
- a CDS encoding glycoside hydrolase family 27 protein gives MFRSLLFLSLSAGLVHAEAPPRPLVPIMGWSSWNHFRVKIDETIIRGQADAMAANGMKEVGYRFVNIDDGFFGGRDAKGNLLYDDGKFPSGMKDLATYIHGKGLKAGIYSDVGADTCGSQYDKDQKGFGSGLFGHEEQDLKLMLKDWGFDFIKIDWCGGRKQKLKEQESYTKLSKTIRSIRPDVVYNVCRWQYPGDWVKDVADSWRISSDINARFDSIMAIVDKCEPLWPHSGPGHFNDMDMLQVGRGMKPEEDRAHFTMWCIMDSPLLAGNDLRSMSKETLEILTNKEVIALNQDPLAYQARRLRDDGDLEFWAKPLGKIDGGDVAVVLLNRSDKSADIAFDLSAAGIDPAAGYALRDLWKHETQTGLKDATLRREVPAHGVVALRIKGKPAAANPFAK, from the coding sequence ATGTTCCGTTCTTTGCTTTTCCTCTCGTTGTCCGCCGGTCTTGTCCACGCGGAAGCTCCGCCCCGTCCCCTTGTTCCCATCATGGGCTGGAGCAGTTGGAACCATTTCCGCGTGAAGATCGATGAAACGATCATCCGCGGCCAGGCCGATGCCATGGCGGCCAACGGGATGAAGGAGGTCGGCTACCGGTTCGTGAACATCGACGATGGCTTCTTCGGTGGCCGCGATGCGAAAGGAAACCTCCTCTACGACGACGGCAAGTTCCCGTCCGGCATGAAGGATCTCGCCACCTACATCCACGGCAAGGGACTGAAGGCGGGCATCTATTCCGACGTCGGCGCGGACACCTGTGGCTCGCAGTATGACAAGGACCAGAAGGGATTCGGATCGGGGCTCTTCGGCCACGAGGAGCAGGACCTCAAGCTCATGCTGAAGGACTGGGGCTTCGATTTCATCAAGATCGACTGGTGCGGCGGCCGGAAGCAGAAGCTCAAGGAACAGGAGAGCTACACGAAACTCTCGAAAACCATCCGCTCCATCCGTCCGGACGTCGTCTACAACGTTTGCCGCTGGCAGTATCCCGGCGATTGGGTGAAGGACGTCGCGGACTCCTGGCGCATTTCCTCGGACATCAACGCGCGCTTCGATTCCATCATGGCCATCGTGGACAAGTGCGAGCCGCTTTGGCCCCACTCGGGTCCCGGCCACTTCAATGACATGGACATGCTCCAGGTCGGCCGCGGCATGAAGCCGGAGGAAGACCGCGCCCATTTCACGATGTGGTGCATCATGGATTCGCCGCTGCTCGCCGGGAACGACCTCCGGAGCATGTCGAAGGAAACGCTGGAGATCCTCACCAACAAGGAAGTCATTGCCCTGAACCAGGACCCGCTCGCGTACCAAGCGCGCCGCTTGCGGGACGATGGCGATCTGGAGTTCTGGGCGAAACCGCTCGGTAAGATTGATGGCGGAGATGTCGCCGTGGTGCTTCTCAACCGCTCGGACAAATCCGCGGACATCGCCTTCGATCTCTCTGCCGCCGGGATCGATCCCGCTGCCGGCTACGCCCTCCGCGATCTTTGGAAACACGAGACTCAAACCGGCCTCAAGGACGCCACCCTCCGGCGCGAGGTCCCTGCCCACGGCGTGGTCGCGCTCCGCATCAAAGGCAAGCCAGCCGCGGCAAATCCCTTCGCGAAGTAG
- a CDS encoding VOC family protein, with product MNLTGQHHVAIICSDYPRSKAFYTELLGFEVIEESYREARNSYKLDLRLPDGTRIELFSMPGAPPRPSFPEALGLRHLAFATPDVAGVKAELESKDLAVEDIRIDPLTGKRFTFFADPDGLPLELYEV from the coding sequence ATGAACCTCACCGGCCAACACCATGTCGCGATCATTTGCTCGGACTATCCGCGTTCGAAGGCGTTCTACACGGAGCTGCTCGGGTTCGAGGTGATCGAGGAGAGCTACCGGGAGGCACGAAACTCCTACAAGCTGGACCTGCGGTTGCCGGACGGAACCCGGATCGAGTTGTTCTCGATGCCGGGAGCGCCGCCGCGGCCTTCGTTTCCGGAGGCGCTGGGTCTGCGGCATCTGGCGTTCGCGACGCCGGATGTGGCGGGAGTGAAGGCCGAGCTGGAATCGAAGGACCTGGCCGTGGAGGATATCCGGATCGATCCGCTGACCGGGAAACGGTTCACGTTCTTCGCCGATCCGGACGGGCTGCCGCTGGAGCTCTACGAGGTCTGA
- a CDS encoding fumarate hydratase, which translates to MAEKAFHYQDPFPLGPDATEYEKISSEHVSVSEFEGKPVLKVEPEGLALLANEAMKAINFTLRASHLAQVAAILDDPEATENDRMVALMLLKNAEIAAKGILPACQDTGTATVIGKKGQQVWTGVDDAEWLSKGIHRTYTEENLRYSQTAPLNMYDEVNTKTNLPAQIDLYAAEGDAYKFMFVSKGGGSANKTFLYQETKALLNPKRLKEFCIEKMRSLGTAACPPYHLAFVIGGTSAEACLKNVKLASTRYLDALPTSGNEHGQAFRDLELEKELLAAAREIGIGAQFGGKYFALDVRVIRLPRHGASCPVGIGVSCSADRQAKAKITKDGIFLEKLEKDPGRFIPEKYRDWKFTGVPIDLDKGMPETLATLSKYPVTTAVSLTGTIIVARDIAHAKLKEYLEANGDLPDYFKQYPVYYAGPAKTPAGMASGSFGPTTAGRMDSYVDLFQSHGGSMVMLAKGNRSQAVTDACKAHGGFYLGSAGGPAALLARDHIKSQEVVAWPELGMEAVWKITVENFPAFILVDNKGNDFFKKINECPVCV; encoded by the coding sequence ATGGCCGAGAAAGCATTCCACTACCAGGACCCCTTCCCGCTGGGGCCGGACGCCACCGAGTATGAGAAGATCTCCTCCGAGCACGTTTCGGTCTCGGAGTTCGAGGGCAAGCCGGTGCTGAAGGTGGAGCCGGAGGGGCTGGCGTTGCTGGCCAACGAGGCGATGAAGGCGATCAACTTCACGCTGCGTGCCTCCCACCTCGCCCAAGTGGCCGCCATCCTGGATGACCCGGAGGCCACCGAGAACGACCGGATGGTGGCGCTGATGCTCCTGAAAAACGCGGAGATCGCCGCCAAGGGCATCCTCCCCGCCTGCCAGGACACCGGCACCGCCACGGTGATCGGCAAGAAGGGCCAGCAGGTGTGGACCGGTGTGGACGACGCCGAGTGGCTCTCGAAGGGCATCCACAGGACCTACACCGAGGAGAACCTGCGCTACTCGCAGACCGCTCCGCTAAACATGTACGACGAGGTCAACACCAAGACCAACCTGCCGGCGCAGATCGACCTCTACGCGGCCGAGGGCGACGCCTACAAGTTCATGTTCGTCTCGAAGGGCGGCGGCTCCGCCAACAAGACCTTCCTCTACCAGGAGACGAAGGCGCTGCTGAACCCGAAGCGGCTGAAGGAATTCTGCATCGAGAAGATGCGCTCGCTCGGCACCGCGGCCTGCCCGCCGTACCACCTCGCGTTCGTGATCGGCGGCACCTCGGCCGAGGCCTGCCTGAAGAACGTGAAGCTGGCGTCCACCCGCTACCTCGATGCCCTGCCGACCTCCGGCAACGAGCACGGCCAGGCGTTCCGCGATCTGGAGCTGGAGAAGGAACTCCTCGCCGCCGCGCGTGAGATCGGCATCGGCGCGCAGTTCGGCGGCAAGTACTTCGCGCTCGACGTGCGGGTGATCCGCCTGCCGCGCCACGGCGCGTCCTGCCCGGTGGGCATCGGCGTGTCCTGCTCCGCCGACCGCCAGGCCAAGGCGAAGATTACCAAGGACGGCATCTTCCTCGAAAAGCTGGAGAAGGATCCCGGCCGCTTCATTCCGGAGAAATACCGCGACTGGAAGTTCACCGGCGTGCCGATCGACCTCGACAAGGGCATGCCGGAAACGCTGGCCACCCTTTCGAAATACCCGGTCACCACCGCCGTCTCGCTCACCGGCACCATCATCGTCGCCCGCGACATCGCGCACGCGAAGCTGAAGGAGTATCTCGAAGCGAACGGCGACCTGCCGGATTACTTCAAGCAGTACCCGGTCTACTACGCCGGCCCGGCGAAGACGCCGGCGGGCATGGCCTCCGGGTCCTTCGGCCCGACCACCGCGGGCCGCATGGATTCCTACGTCGACCTGTTCCAGAGCCACGGCGGCTCGATGGTGATGCTGGCGAAGGGCAACCGCTCACAGGCGGTGACCGACGCCTGCAAGGCCCACGGCGGCTTCTACCTCGGCTCCGCCGGTGGCCCCGCCGCGCTACTGGCTCGCGACCACATCAAGTCCCAGGAAGTCGTCGCCTGGCCGGAGCTCGGCATGGAAGCGGTGTGGAAGATCACCGTGGAGAACTTCCCGGCCTTCATCCTGGTGGACAACAAGGGCAACGACTTCTTCAAGAAGATCAACGAGTGTCCGGTGTGCGTATAA
- the dusB gene encoding tRNA dihydrouridine synthase DusB, producing MLPWFSDGKFPLYLAPMAGVTDVVFRQICKELGADVMVTEFVSAEGILQRDDRTRKYTEFSDEQRPVGVQLFGADGERMGEAAKKIIDWKRPDFIDINFGCPVNKVVARNGGSSLLKDCPLLTSVATGVAKAVGDQVPVTAKIRIGWDEKTVNAVEVGKILVDCGMQAIAVHGRTRAQGYTGEACWNTIDAVARAVPVQVIGNGDISNGEDVARRKRETAVSGVMIGRAAMQNPWVFRQAKHYIETGGILEPPPVEERWELILRHCRLVVAGGKNGDERQTLIGMRSRLMAYCKGFPGAKELRQRLCQVTSVTQVEELAEFSIAQAHAGHEDLPEE from the coding sequence GTGCTTCCGTGGTTTTCAGATGGCAAGTTTCCGCTCTACCTCGCGCCGATGGCCGGGGTGACGGACGTGGTGTTCCGGCAGATCTGCAAGGAACTGGGTGCTGACGTGATGGTCACGGAGTTCGTTTCGGCGGAGGGCATCCTCCAGCGCGACGATCGAACGCGGAAATACACCGAGTTCAGCGACGAGCAGCGGCCGGTGGGCGTGCAGCTCTTCGGGGCCGATGGCGAGCGCATGGGCGAGGCCGCCAAGAAGATCATCGACTGGAAGCGGCCGGACTTCATCGACATCAACTTCGGCTGCCCGGTGAACAAAGTGGTGGCCCGCAACGGCGGCTCCTCGCTGCTCAAGGACTGCCCGCTGCTCACCTCGGTGGCCACCGGGGTGGCGAAGGCGGTGGGCGACCAGGTGCCGGTGACCGCCAAGATCCGCATCGGCTGGGACGAAAAGACCGTCAACGCCGTCGAGGTCGGCAAGATCCTGGTCGACTGCGGCATGCAGGCGATCGCGGTGCATGGCCGGACCCGCGCCCAAGGTTACACCGGCGAAGCCTGCTGGAACACGATCGACGCCGTGGCGCGCGCCGTGCCGGTGCAGGTGATCGGCAACGGGGACATTTCGAATGGCGAGGACGTGGCCCGCCGCAAGCGGGAGACCGCGGTTTCCGGGGTGATGATCGGCCGGGCGGCGATGCAGAACCCGTGGGTCTTCCGCCAGGCGAAGCACTACATTGAAACCGGTGGCATCCTCGAACCGCCGCCAGTGGAGGAACGCTGGGAACTGATCCTTCGCCACTGCCGCCTGGTGGTGGCGGGCGGAAAGAATGGCGACGAGCGCCAGACGCTGATCGGCATGCGCTCCCGCCTGATGGCCTACTGCAAGGGGTTCCCGGGCGCGAAGGAGCTGCGGCAGCGGCTCTGCCAGGTGACGAGCGTCACCCAGGTGGAGGAGCTGGCGGAATTTTCGATCGCTCAGGCGCACGCCGGTCATGAGGACCTCCCGGAGGAATGA
- a CDS encoding phosphoglycerate dehydrogenase, translated as MRVLLTTCSFQDTPGPHHALLESQGWEIVRERGPLSEARMLELAGDFDAFLCGDDDITRAVLDKSLPRLRVISKYGIGLDKIDVASTKELQIPLLFTPGVNHDTVAEHTFALLLAITKNLIFSVDATRAGRWDRKTGNELYAKRIGLIGLGRIGQEVAKRAVAFGMEVHGFGNYWPDDIAAQYGIKRHETLDSLFASVDIISPHTKLGPDTHHCVSAERIALMPDGGWILNTGRGELVDAAAVIAALDSGKLAGYATDVLDQEPPPADHPLLHHPKVIVTPHIGSRTFESVPRQAMKSLVNLVNALAGEGEIACANGVI; from the coding sequence ATGCGAGTCCTCCTGACCACCTGCAGTTTCCAAGACACTCCCGGTCCCCACCACGCCCTCCTTGAGTCGCAGGGCTGGGAAATCGTCCGCGAGCGCGGCCCGCTCTCCGAGGCCCGCATGCTGGAGCTGGCCGGCGACTTCGATGCCTTCCTCTGCGGCGATGACGACATCACCCGCGCCGTGCTGGACAAGTCTCTGCCGCGCCTCCGCGTGATCTCGAAATACGGCATCGGTTTGGACAAGATCGACGTCGCCTCCACCAAGGAGCTCCAGATCCCGCTGCTCTTCACCCCCGGGGTGAACCACGACACCGTGGCCGAGCACACCTTCGCCCTGCTGCTGGCCATCACCAAGAACCTCATTTTCAGCGTCGATGCCACCCGGGCCGGCCGTTGGGACCGCAAGACCGGCAACGAACTGTATGCCAAGCGCATCGGCCTGATCGGCCTCGGTCGCATCGGCCAGGAAGTGGCGAAGCGGGCCGTCGCCTTCGGCATGGAAGTCCACGGCTTCGGCAACTACTGGCCGGATGACATCGCCGCCCAATACGGCATCAAGCGCCACGAGACCCTGGATTCCCTCTTTGCCTCGGTGGACATCATCAGCCCGCACACCAAGCTGGGTCCGGACACCCACCACTGCGTGAGCGCGGAGCGCATCGCGCTCATGCCGGACGGCGGCTGGATTCTCAATACCGGCCGCGGTGAACTGGTGGACGCCGCCGCCGTGATCGCCGCGCTCGATTCCGGCAAGCTCGCCGGCTACGCCACCGACGTCCTCGACCAAGAGCCCCCGCCAGCCGATCACCCGCTGCTGCATCACCCGAAGGTGATCGTTACGCCGCACATCGGCTCCCGCACGTTCGAAAGCGTGCCGCGCCAGGCGATGAAATCGCTGGTCAACCTGGTCAATGCCCTGGCCGGGGAAGGCGAGATCGCCTGTGCCAACGGCGTGATTTGA